Proteins encoded together in one Rossellomorea sp. y25 window:
- a CDS encoding phosphoglycerate dehydrogenase, producing MISINTYNAISQSGLSLIEDDLNYHLNGNGDPDGILVRSKNLHDYSFPASVKAIARAGAGVNNIPIDLCTEKGIVVFNTPGANANAVKELVLANLIASSRNLYSAVGWTNTLKETEEDVPSVVEAKKKEFVGSEIKGKKLGVVGLGAIGVLVANDALALGMDVVAYDPFISVDAAWRLSQDVKRAHHIEEVWAECDFVTLHIPLTDKTASFVNEEGFTKMKKAMTILNFSRGELVEEGALEKALEAGIVRKYVTDFPNNKVLNMKNVVPVPHLGASTVESEENCAIMATKQLKTYLETGNIKHAVNLPDVELPYSGKMRVTVMHQNIPNMVSQIANVLSGYAVNIADMINRSKYTWAYTMIDLDQKLLEEEEHQVKSRIKEIHGVVSVRLI from the coding sequence ATGATTTCAATCAATACGTACAATGCCATTAGCCAAAGCGGACTTTCACTGATAGAGGATGACCTGAACTACCATTTGAATGGGAATGGGGATCCAGATGGAATTCTTGTAAGATCAAAGAACTTGCATGATTATTCTTTCCCGGCTTCAGTCAAAGCCATTGCACGGGCAGGAGCAGGAGTCAACAATATCCCGATCGATCTCTGTACGGAAAAAGGAATTGTGGTCTTTAATACGCCCGGTGCCAATGCAAACGCCGTGAAAGAGCTCGTCTTGGCTAATTTGATCGCTTCTTCCCGTAACCTGTATTCTGCAGTCGGCTGGACGAACACGTTAAAAGAAACAGAGGAAGACGTACCAAGTGTCGTAGAAGCAAAGAAAAAAGAATTCGTAGGAAGTGAGATTAAAGGGAAGAAGCTGGGTGTTGTAGGCTTGGGAGCGATTGGCGTCCTTGTCGCAAATGATGCACTTGCCCTTGGGATGGATGTGGTCGCCTATGATCCATTTATATCCGTTGACGCGGCGTGGCGTTTATCACAGGATGTGAAGCGAGCTCATCATATAGAAGAAGTATGGGCAGAGTGTGATTTCGTTACGCTGCACATTCCATTAACGGACAAAACGGCAAGCTTTGTGAATGAAGAAGGCTTCACGAAGATGAAAAAGGCTATGACGATCTTAAACTTTTCAAGAGGTGAGCTAGTGGAAGAAGGGGCTCTCGAAAAGGCCCTTGAAGCAGGAATTGTCCGAAAGTATGTGACGGATTTTCCGAATAACAAGGTATTGAACATGAAAAACGTCGTCCCTGTTCCTCACTTGGGCGCATCTACCGTTGAATCTGAAGAAAACTGTGCCATCATGGCGACAAAGCAGCTGAAAACGTATCTTGAAACAGGTAATATCAAGCATGCTGTTAACCTGCCTGATGTGGAACTGCCTTATAGCGGTAAAATGCGAGTAACGGTCATGCACCAAAACATTCCGAATATGGTCAGTCAAATCGCCAATGTTCTTTCAGGGTACGCGGTCAACATCGCAGATATGATCAACCGCAGTAAATATACGTGGGCCTATACCATGATCGATTTGGATCAGAAACTCCTCGAAGAAGAAGAACATCAAGTGAAAAGCAGGATAAAAGAAATACACGGTGTTGTTTCCGTCCGTCTCATTTAA
- a CDS encoding TrkA family potassium uptake protein produces the protein MKKQFAVIGLGRFGGNLVQELADLDVEVLAIDIHHDVVQQYIDIATHAVQANAMDESVLKSLGLRNFDHVIVSFGDNIEASILTTLLLKELGVKEVWVKASNAYHQKVLDRIGADKVIHPERDMARRIAHHITSEKIIDYIEVSKEHSIVEVRASKKVAGKSLNDLDVRAKFGCNIIAIHRGEEVIVSPSADEVIKMEDLLIVIGHNRDINRFEKEGV, from the coding sequence ATGAAAAAGCAGTTTGCCGTTATTGGATTAGGGAGATTTGGAGGAAATCTGGTTCAGGAATTAGCTGACCTGGATGTTGAAGTGTTAGCCATAGATATTCATCACGATGTTGTCCAACAGTATATAGACATTGCCACGCATGCCGTGCAGGCGAATGCGATGGATGAATCTGTGTTGAAATCCCTTGGGCTCAGAAATTTTGATCACGTGATCGTGTCCTTTGGGGATAATATAGAGGCAAGTATTCTTACCACTTTACTTTTAAAAGAATTAGGGGTTAAAGAAGTATGGGTGAAAGCTTCGAACGCTTATCATCAGAAGGTGTTGGACCGGATCGGGGCCGATAAAGTCATTCACCCTGAACGTGACATGGCACGAAGGATTGCCCATCACATTACGTCAGAAAAGATCATTGATTATATCGAAGTATCGAAAGAACACAGTATTGTAGAAGTGCGTGCGTCTAAAAAGGTCGCGGGCAAATCCTTAAATGATCTTGATGTCCGGGCAAAATTCGGTTGTAATATCATTGCCATTCACCGAGGGGAGGAAGTCATTGTATCCCCTTCTGCCGATGAAGTCATAAAAATGGAAGATCTACTGATCGTCATTGGACATAACAGGGATATCAACCGATTTGAAAAAGAAGGTGTATAA
- a CDS encoding CsbA family protein — MSKIILGLFLPGLLVVLFTRVTYNHYVGFILTVALIAASVSKGYTDSWLLIVVDAASLTVGFWYSDRMMKKAKRSA; from the coding sequence GTGTCCAAAATCATTTTAGGTTTATTTTTACCAGGATTGCTTGTCGTTCTGTTCACACGGGTGACGTACAATCATTATGTCGGTTTTATCTTGACCGTAGCCCTCATTGCAGCTTCGGTTTCAAAGGGCTATACGGACTCCTGGTTGCTGATTGTCGTAGACGCGGCTTCATTGACCGTCGGATTCTGGTATAGTGACCGGATGATGAAAAAAGCGAAGAGAAGTGCATGA
- a CDS encoding DUF1206 domain-containing protein, giving the protein MAGVSSITTSSSSSVSSNDIKPWIRGFARIGYISRGIVYMLIGALAVMAALGIGGSTSDSSGAFAAVASKPFGEVLLWILGLGLIGIVLWRLIQVVKDPEHVKNDGKSMFRRLANLISGIAYGSLTYNAFAIAMHAKSSGSGSGSKQTLSAKLLSQPFGQWIVGIVGLIIIGYALYEIHKAYTEKYTNKFKRHEMSEKEWEMGRKTGKLGLYSRGMVFLLIGYFFIQTAITADPDKTQGLDGALSKIAQQPYGQWLLGFVAAGLVLYGVFQILTGKNRHMSIY; this is encoded by the coding sequence ATGGCAGGAGTTTCATCCATTACAACATCAAGCAGTTCATCTGTTTCATCAAATGATATAAAACCTTGGATTCGAGGGTTTGCACGAATTGGATATATTTCGAGAGGAATTGTTTATATGCTGATCGGTGCATTAGCCGTTATGGCGGCACTCGGAATAGGAGGAAGCACTTCGGACTCGAGCGGTGCCTTTGCAGCAGTGGCGAGCAAACCCTTCGGGGAAGTCCTTCTCTGGATATTAGGTCTTGGTCTGATTGGAATCGTTCTTTGGCGCCTCATTCAAGTGGTAAAGGATCCAGAACATGTGAAAAACGACGGGAAATCCATGTTTAGAAGGCTGGCTAATCTGATCAGCGGGATTGCATACGGTTCTTTAACTTATAATGCTTTCGCGATTGCAATGCATGCCAAAAGCTCCGGGTCGGGTTCGGGATCTAAACAGACCTTATCTGCTAAGTTATTGTCTCAGCCCTTTGGTCAATGGATTGTCGGGATTGTCGGACTTATCATTATTGGATATGCACTCTATGAAATTCATAAAGCTTATACTGAGAAATACACGAATAAATTTAAACGGCATGAAATGTCCGAGAAAGAATGGGAAATGGGAAGAAAGACAGGAAAGCTAGGGTTATATTCCCGAGGCATGGTCTTTTTACTGATCGGTTATTTCTTTATTCAAACGGCGATCACAGCCGATCCTGATAAAACACAAGGATTGGACGGGGCACTTTCCAAGATCGCTCAACAACCTTATGGACAATGGCTGCTTGGATTTGTGGCGGCAGGATTGGTCCTTTATGGCGTATTTCAGATTCTAACAGGAAAAAACCGTCATATGAGCATTTATTAA
- a CDS encoding TrkH family potassium uptake protein: MKHKVIRLSPPQLLVVTFLFFIIVGMGLLKLPFATTESITWLDALFTTTSAMTVTGLAVVDTGDAFTLFGEVVIMSLIQIGGLGIMSFAVLIFMMLGKKIGFKERLLLQQALNQTSVGGVIKLVKYLFIFSFLVEGFAVLLLASEWVPEFGWRRGLYFSLFHSISAFNNAGFSLWSDSLMGYVGSPVVNITISFLFILGGIGFTVLVDLWKSKTIRRLSLHTKIMVVGTFVLNVFAFMMIFILEYNNPNTLAQLPLLDKLFASYFQAVTPRTAGFNTLDYSSMERSTLLLTILLMFIGAGSASTGGGIKLTTFVVISLSVFAFLKEKREIRIFRRTIDQNYIFKALAVSMISVLLVFTALFFLDMTERNASFMAILFEVVSAFGTVGLSMGITGSLTSIGKWIIIIVMFVGKLGPLTLAFSLSRPDKEKIRYPKEDILTG, encoded by the coding sequence ATGAAGCATAAGGTGATCCGGTTAAGCCCTCCTCAGCTTCTCGTTGTGACATTCCTATTCTTTATCATAGTAGGAATGGGTTTGCTTAAGCTGCCGTTTGCCACCACGGAATCGATTACATGGCTTGATGCCTTGTTCACGACGACTTCCGCCATGACGGTTACAGGGCTTGCGGTCGTGGATACAGGAGATGCCTTCACCCTTTTTGGAGAAGTGGTCATTATGAGTCTGATCCAAATCGGAGGGCTGGGTATCATGTCCTTTGCCGTCTTGATCTTTATGATGCTCGGAAAGAAAATTGGGTTTAAAGAACGACTTCTTCTTCAACAGGCGTTAAATCAGACTTCCGTAGGAGGAGTCATCAAGCTTGTAAAATATTTATTCATCTTTTCGTTCCTTGTAGAAGGCTTCGCTGTTCTTTTATTGGCATCGGAATGGGTACCGGAATTCGGATGGAGAAGAGGGCTGTACTTCAGTTTATTTCATTCTATTTCTGCGTTTAATAATGCTGGATTCTCTCTTTGGTCCGATAGTTTAATGGGTTACGTGGGAAGTCCCGTCGTCAATATCACGATTTCGTTTCTGTTTATTTTAGGAGGGATCGGATTCACTGTTTTAGTGGACCTATGGAAATCGAAAACGATCAGAAGGCTGTCACTTCATACGAAGATCATGGTGGTTGGGACATTTGTTCTCAATGTATTCGCTTTTATGATGATTTTCATCCTGGAGTATAATAACCCGAATACACTGGCTCAATTGCCACTACTGGATAAACTATTCGCTTCGTATTTTCAAGCGGTCACCCCCCGCACGGCTGGTTTTAACACGCTTGATTATAGCAGCATGGAGCGCTCCACATTGCTTCTCACGATTCTTTTGATGTTCATAGGAGCCGGTAGTGCTTCCACGGGTGGAGGAATCAAGCTTACCACCTTTGTCGTCATTTCATTGAGTGTGTTTGCTTTCTTAAAGGAGAAAAGAGAGATTCGTATTTTCCGTCGTACGATTGATCAAAACTATATTTTTAAGGCCTTGGCGGTGTCTATGATCAGTGTGCTCCTTGTCTTTACGGCTCTCTTTTTTCTTGATATGACAGAAAGGAATGCTTCTTTCATGGCTATTCTCTTTGAAGTGGTATCAGCCTTTGGAACGGTGGGATTGTCCATGGGAATTACCGGATCTTTGACATCAATAGGTAAATGGATCATCATCATCGTGATGTTTGTCGGGAAACTGGGGCCCCTCACACTGGCCTTCTCCCTATCCAGACCAGACAAAGAAAAGATCCGCTATCCAAAAGAAGATATTTTAACAGGTTAA
- a CDS encoding peptidoglycan recognition family protein translates to MKKSKWLQVAGSLSLTGFLLSSTITPMAPSITSHGVAKAEVVDSLELQKAFQQAAQEFNVPVEILLAVGYNVSLWEHHDGKPSASGGYGLMHLTDVNTDRLEDTHSDEPAHMFLSGKEDADAQPLEKSTLKIESTLDIHDPKLHTLNTAAELLSLQPETLKQNKKQNIRGAAALLAQYAKDTTGKTPSDINGWYGAVAKYSGSNDYSGAKDFADRVYETINNGVTKQTEDGSSLTLAPNQTSPNQESIQSLNLKMDTEETGADCPNSLSCHYVPAAYKKIDWGGGTYYETSYGNYDIANRPHDNQEIKYIVLHDTEISYDLTKTVFQREWTQASAHYVIRSSDGDITQMVDNKDVAWHAGNWYFNSKSIGIEHEGIAIEGAAWYNEQLYHASARLVKHLSKKFNIPLDRDHIIAHDEIPGTTAARQPAMHWDPGPFWDWAHYMQILGAPLESGKGQKGIVQIRPNFETNKPILQTPSGEPVPEQSANFVYLYTAPSFDAPLIKDAALPNAHPLDASNWGNKAVTGQTFYKAEEQDDWTAIWYAGQKAWFYNPKGTNTTKASGIVITPKDGTSGIPVYGLAYPEEEAFPDGIPVRGMSPLQYTLTSDQKYVATEKVKGSYYSAPVYTYNPETTHKIVWGNDEFYLIHLNHRLAFVKASDVDVVATP, encoded by the coding sequence ATGAAAAAATCTAAATGGCTACAAGTCGCCGGTTCCCTTAGTTTAACGGGATTTCTGTTGAGTTCCACCATTACCCCGATGGCACCATCGATCACCTCTCATGGAGTGGCAAAAGCTGAAGTTGTCGATTCACTCGAGTTGCAAAAAGCGTTCCAACAAGCTGCGCAGGAATTCAATGTCCCAGTTGAAATTCTACTTGCAGTGGGGTATAACGTATCACTGTGGGAGCATCACGACGGAAAGCCAAGTGCTTCCGGAGGCTACGGATTGATGCATCTGACGGATGTTAATACTGATCGTTTAGAAGATACCCACAGCGATGAACCCGCTCATATGTTTTTATCCGGTAAAGAGGACGCAGACGCTCAGCCCTTAGAAAAATCAACACTGAAAATCGAATCTACATTAGACATCCATGATCCAAAACTTCACACTCTGAATACCGCAGCTGAACTACTCTCTCTTCAACCAGAAACGTTAAAACAAAATAAAAAGCAAAATATCCGCGGTGCTGCAGCACTTCTGGCACAGTATGCCAAAGATACCACTGGAAAAACACCCTCTGACATAAATGGATGGTATGGGGCAGTCGCAAAATACAGCGGTTCAAACGACTACTCGGGAGCGAAGGACTTTGCGGACCGTGTATACGAGACAATCAATAATGGGGTGACGAAACAAACAGAGGATGGATCTTCCTTAACGTTAGCGCCTAACCAAACCAGCCCTAATCAAGAATCAATCCAATCGTTAAACTTAAAAATGGATACTGAAGAAACTGGGGCCGATTGTCCGAATAGCCTTTCATGTCATTACGTTCCGGCAGCTTACAAGAAGATTGACTGGGGCGGCGGGACCTACTATGAAACTTCATACGGCAATTACGACATTGCAAACAGACCGCATGACAATCAGGAAATCAAGTACATCGTCCTCCACGACACAGAAATCAGCTATGATTTAACCAAAACCGTGTTTCAGCGGGAATGGACCCAGGCTTCCGCTCATTATGTGATCCGTTCTTCCGACGGTGATATCACGCAAATGGTGGACAATAAAGATGTGGCCTGGCATGCCGGAAACTGGTATTTCAACTCCAAGAGCATTGGTATCGAGCACGAAGGTATCGCCATTGAGGGGGCAGCCTGGTATAACGAACAACTGTATCATGCATCAGCCCGATTAGTAAAACATCTTTCTAAAAAGTTCAATATTCCATTGGACCGCGATCATATCATTGCACATGATGAGATACCTGGGACGACAGCTGCAAGACAACCTGCTATGCACTGGGATCCAGGTCCATTCTGGGATTGGGCACATTATATGCAAATCCTTGGAGCTCCCCTGGAGTCAGGAAAAGGACAAAAAGGCATCGTCCAAATCCGTCCGAATTTCGAAACAAACAAGCCAATCCTTCAGACCCCATCGGGAGAACCTGTACCTGAACAATCGGCAAATTTTGTGTATTTGTATACAGCCCCAAGCTTTGATGCTCCGTTAATCAAAGACGCTGCCCTACCGAACGCCCACCCACTCGATGCGTCCAATTGGGGTAACAAGGCGGTTACAGGGCAAACCTTTTACAAGGCAGAAGAACAAGATGACTGGACAGCGATTTGGTACGCAGGACAAAAAGCGTGGTTTTATAACCCTAAGGGAACGAATACAACAAAAGCATCAGGTATTGTGATCACACCTAAAGATGGAACTTCGGGTATCCCTGTTTACGGACTGGCTTATCCAGAAGAAGAAGCTTTTCCTGATGGCATCCCGGTAAGAGGAATGTCCCCTCTTCAGTACACGCTGACTTCTGATCAAAAGTATGTAGCAACCGAAAAAGTAAAAGGAAGCTACTACAGTGCACCTGTTTACACGTACAATCCAGAGACGACACATAAAATCGTCTGGGGGAATGATGAGTTTTATCTTATCCACTTAAACCATCGCCTGGCATTTGTAAAAGCCAGCGATGTCGATGTTGTAGCTACTCCATAA
- a CDS encoding response regulator transcription factor, whose protein sequence is MKNILIIEDEESIRGFIEINLMRYGYAVFQAGSAEDGIHLIKRAHPPIDIVLLDVMLPGMNGFEACKEIRNWNPSIGIIMLTAKVQEMDKVHGLMNGADDYIPKPFSPNELIARIESLLRRMNVHRDKEDSQSPITLNEQKRLLFVQGKKIDLSPIEYELLSIIFKANGEAISRNDLLDEVWGLQYAGDPKIVDVNIRRIRQKIENDPSRPHYILTVWGYGYRWNDENGN, encoded by the coding sequence ATGAAGAACATTTTGATTATTGAAGATGAAGAATCCATCCGTGGCTTTATCGAGATTAACTTAATGCGATACGGATACGCCGTCTTTCAAGCTGGGAGCGCAGAGGACGGAATCCACCTGATCAAGAGAGCACACCCCCCCATCGATATTGTCCTACTTGATGTCATGCTCCCCGGTATGAACGGATTTGAAGCATGTAAAGAGATAAGAAATTGGAATCCATCCATTGGAATCATCATGTTAACAGCCAAAGTGCAGGAAATGGATAAGGTACACGGATTGATGAATGGGGCAGATGATTATATCCCGAAACCATTCAGTCCAAATGAACTCATTGCTCGAATCGAATCGTTACTCAGAAGAATGAATGTTCATCGGGACAAGGAGGATAGCCAATCCCCCATCACGCTAAACGAACAGAAGAGACTTCTATTCGTTCAAGGAAAGAAGATTGACCTTTCCCCGATAGAGTATGAATTACTCAGCATCATTTTCAAGGCAAATGGAGAAGCGATCTCCCGCAATGATCTCTTGGATGAAGTATGGGGACTTCAGTACGCAGGGGATCCGAAGATTGTGGACGTAAATATTCGGCGAATACGTCAAAAAATTGAAAATGACCCTTCCCGTCCTCACTATATCCTTACGGTTTGGGGATATGGGTATCGCTGGAATGACGAAAATGGGAATTAA
- a CDS encoding HD domain-containing protein, which produces MGIHHYFKSLSDLETLIRCPGRFKYHEHNVASHSFKVTKIAQFLGTVEEQSGKELDWKALYEKALNHDYAELFTGDIKTPVKYASGELRELFSQVEDQMVNKFITTEFPPQFQEVYRERFKEGKDESLEGRILSVADKIDLLYESFGEIQKGNPEPLFIEIYQEALSTIVKYKDLECVHYFLEYILPDMLSEKFIPHSELKDRTQKLIQQGEE; this is translated from the coding sequence ATGGGAATTCATCACTATTTTAAAAGCTTATCCGACCTAGAAACCCTCATTCGCTGTCCGGGGCGATTCAAGTATCATGAGCATAACGTAGCCAGTCATTCATTTAAGGTTACCAAAATCGCACAATTCCTGGGAACGGTGGAAGAACAGAGCGGGAAAGAACTTGACTGGAAAGCACTGTATGAAAAAGCCTTGAATCATGACTACGCGGAACTGTTTACAGGTGATATCAAGACCCCTGTAAAATATGCATCGGGGGAGTTACGTGAGCTTTTCAGCCAGGTGGAAGATCAGATGGTCAATAAGTTCATCACTACAGAATTTCCCCCGCAATTTCAAGAAGTGTACCGAGAACGTTTTAAAGAGGGAAAAGACGAATCCCTTGAAGGAAGAATTTTGTCTGTCGCAGATAAAATCGATCTTCTGTATGAATCCTTTGGAGAAATTCAAAAAGGGAATCCAGAGCCTCTATTTATTGAAATTTATCAAGAAGCACTTTCCACCATTGTGAAATACAAGGACCTGGAGTGCGTACATTACTTCTTGGAATACATTCTGCCTGATATGCTTTCTGAGAAATTCATCCCTCATAGTGAGTTGAAGGATAGGACCCAGAAATTAATTCAGCAGGGTGAAGAGTAG
- a CDS encoding alpha/beta hydrolase, which produces MAMIYFKNRDLYFDDLGKGTPLVLIHPPGMGRMTFIKQHVLSRHFRLIIPDLTGHGDSFTMKQSISISEFVEDIKAVLDHLNIAECVMLGYSAGGVVGQMFACTYVDRVSSLILVGGYPKVTNPKLKWMHQMGMKMVREHPDRLSGIISRAHFKDKLEREKLRGHMNKANPHIWYQFYEQSLHYDGVEQVSKLPIPLLLIYGERSDWINSQLKLYNDCYPKKIYIIPGASHQIPTRYHDALNNILLGELEGLAAEG; this is translated from the coding sequence ATGGCGATGATCTACTTTAAGAATAGAGATCTTTATTTTGACGATTTAGGAAAGGGGACTCCCCTGGTCTTGATCCATCCCCCGGGTATGGGGAGGATGACATTTATAAAGCAGCATGTGCTTTCCAGGCACTTTCGCCTCATCATTCCGGATTTAACAGGTCACGGGGACTCCTTTACCATGAAACAGAGTATAAGTATTTCGGAGTTTGTAGAAGACATAAAGGCGGTTCTCGACCACCTGAACATTGCTGAATGTGTGATGCTCGGATACTCTGCCGGAGGAGTAGTGGGACAAATGTTTGCCTGTACTTATGTAGATCGGGTTTCCTCCCTCATTCTGGTAGGGGGATACCCGAAAGTCACGAATCCCAAGCTGAAATGGATGCACCAAATGGGAATGAAAATGGTTCGGGAACATCCGGACCGCCTTTCCGGGATTATTTCCAGAGCGCATTTCAAGGACAAGCTAGAGCGTGAGAAACTCAGGGGTCATATGAATAAGGCGAACCCCCATATTTGGTATCAGTTCTACGAGCAATCACTTCATTATGATGGGGTAGAGCAGGTAAGTAAGCTACCCATCCCGCTACTCTTAATTTACGGGGAAAGGTCGGATTGGATCAATTCTCAACTTAAACTGTATAACGATTGCTATCCTAAGAAAATATATATCATTCCAGGTGCCTCTCACCAAATTCCCACACGTTATCACGATGCTCTAAATAATATACTGTTAGGAGAATTAGAAGGGTTGGCAGCTGAGGGGTAA
- a CDS encoding polysaccharide deacetylase family protein: MGRQRKKRKWIKPIELGGLAGAIVLLLILSTSWVLDTGEAKISKEPTTQQKAVQEEPSEKEEGEAGQPVVGNEDHDSTQGEEQGVNSNEAESVKDENYYEEVKIEDHSTNVNEQGNFEDEKTVYITFDDGPNENTKAILKVLNQYGAKASFFMLEPNMKKHSEAVRQMVEEGHSVGLHGVTHDVSEIYQSSKSVVGEMVTAQSTLESITGIRSELIRVPYGSVPNMKPEYLTAVKKEGFRLWDWNVDSEDWKFHSGEYVQSVVDQLAYFPYENQSKVILMHEKHTTLAYLDSLLKKLNDQGYNMKTLTEEMDPVTF, translated from the coding sequence ATGGGGAGACAACGGAAAAAAAGAAAATGGATTAAGCCCATTGAATTGGGAGGCTTGGCGGGCGCGATCGTATTATTACTCATTCTTTCAACTTCGTGGGTATTGGACACCGGGGAAGCGAAGATTTCAAAGGAACCAACGACTCAACAAAAAGCAGTCCAGGAAGAACCTTCTGAAAAAGAGGAAGGCGAAGCGGGACAACCTGTAGTAGGGAATGAGGACCATGACAGCACTCAAGGAGAGGAACAAGGAGTTAATTCCAATGAAGCAGAGAGTGTGAAAGACGAAAATTACTATGAGGAAGTGAAAATAGAAGACCATTCGACCAATGTGAATGAACAAGGGAACTTCGAGGATGAAAAGACGGTTTACATCACATTCGATGATGGTCCTAATGAAAATACGAAAGCGATTCTTAAAGTGCTTAATCAATATGGGGCAAAAGCGAGCTTCTTTATGCTGGAACCGAATATGAAAAAACATAGTGAGGCCGTTCGACAGATGGTGGAAGAAGGGCATAGCGTCGGGTTGCATGGTGTCACCCATGATGTATCCGAAATCTACCAATCTAGTAAATCGGTTGTAGGGGAGATGGTGACGGCTCAATCTACGTTAGAGTCCATTACAGGTATTCGAAGCGAGTTGATTCGCGTTCCTTATGGGTCCGTACCCAATATGAAACCGGAATATTTGACAGCAGTAAAGAAAGAAGGATTTAGATTATGGGATTGGAATGTGGATAGTGAAGATTGGAAATTTCATAGTGGGGAGTATGTTCAGAGTGTTGTGGATCAGTTAGCTTATTTTCCATATGAAAATCAGTCAAAAGTCATTCTTATGCATGAAAAGCATACGACACTCGCTTATTTAGATTCTTTACTTAAGAAGTTGAATGATCAAGGATATAATATGAAGACTTTAACAGAAGAAATGGATCCAGTTACATTTTAA
- the serC gene encoding 3-phosphoserine/phosphohydroxythreonine transaminase, which translates to MKRVYNFSAGPAVLPEPVLKKVQGELLNYQETGMSVMELSHRSAPFQKIIEEAQGLLRELLSIPDDYHVVFMQGGASLQFSMIPLNLLGSHQEADYILTGSWSKKAVKEAEKVGNVRTLSPQEKFDIPAYTPEDFSPQSSYIHITSNNTIEGTRYHEWPETGGIPLVADMSSHILSEKIDVSSFGLIYAGAQKNLGPSGVTVAIIHDSLVGQASNTCPTMLNYETYVKHDSLFNTPPTFSIYVLKLVLEWVKENGGVEGMQAENERKAGLLYHCIDESSLFHNPVPENNRSLMNIPFSTRDEELDARFLKEAKAEGFEFLKGHRSVGGMRASLYNAMPFEGVEALVDFMKKFESDQGGL; encoded by the coding sequence TTGAAGCGTGTGTATAATTTTTCTGCTGGTCCTGCGGTGTTACCTGAGCCTGTTCTGAAAAAGGTTCAAGGCGAATTATTGAACTATCAAGAAACGGGTATGTCTGTGATGGAATTGAGTCATCGATCTGCTCCTTTCCAAAAAATAATAGAAGAAGCTCAAGGTTTATTGCGTGAACTGCTCTCGATCCCGGATGATTACCATGTCGTATTTATGCAAGGTGGAGCATCCCTGCAATTTTCCATGATTCCTCTTAATCTGCTCGGTTCACATCAAGAGGCTGACTATATCCTGACAGGCAGCTGGTCGAAGAAAGCTGTCAAAGAAGCGGAGAAGGTTGGGAATGTTCGAACCTTATCACCTCAAGAGAAGTTCGATATCCCTGCTTATACACCAGAAGATTTTTCACCACAGTCAAGCTACATACATATTACCTCCAACAATACCATTGAAGGAACACGTTACCATGAGTGGCCTGAAACAGGAGGCATCCCACTTGTAGCCGATATGTCCTCCCACATTCTTTCTGAGAAAATAGATGTTTCCTCTTTTGGACTGATCTACGCAGGTGCTCAGAAGAATCTGGGTCCTTCCGGTGTAACGGTGGCGATCATTCATGATAGTCTGGTCGGTCAAGCATCGAATACATGTCCTACGATGTTGAATTATGAAACGTATGTAAAGCATGATTCCCTCTTTAACACGCCTCCGACCTTCTCCATATACGTATTAAAGCTTGTGCTGGAGTGGGTAAAGGAGAATGGCGGGGTGGAAGGGATGCAGGCTGAAAATGAGAGGAAAGCCGGTCTCTTATACCACTGTATAGATGAATCATCTTTATTCCATAACCCTGTCCCGGAAAATAATCGTTCCTTAATGAACATTCCTTTTTCAACACGTGACGAGGAGCTGGATGCACGGTTTCTAAAAGAAGCCAAAGCAGAAGGGTTTGAATTTTTAAAAGGGCATCGTTCCGTGGGTGGAATGCGTGCGAGTTTATATAATGCCATGCCTTTTGAAGGGGTGGAAGCACTAGTCGATTTCATGAAAAAATTTGAGTCTGATCAAGGAGGATTATGA